The proteins below come from a single Natrinema sp. SYSU A 869 genomic window:
- a CDS encoding uracil-DNA glycosylase yields MGEMKDCCVTECTRCPALVESRSRIVNGVGPEDADLLFVGEGPGANEDEQGEPFVGRSGTVLDDGLRIVGLERGDIRITNCVRCRPPENRDPTKDELANCRGYLEQEISALDPEVIVTLGKVPSEHLLERSVAVTKEAGDFEEIRIDGAPQRLLICVHPAATLYDRSQKETFENALQRAADLAGVADSEGGQSRLDGF; encoded by the coding sequence ATGGGAGAGATGAAGGATTGCTGTGTCACGGAGTGTACGCGCTGTCCGGCGCTCGTCGAGTCCCGCAGCCGAATCGTCAACGGTGTCGGTCCCGAGGACGCCGACCTGTTGTTCGTCGGCGAAGGGCCCGGTGCCAACGAGGACGAACAGGGCGAGCCCTTCGTCGGCCGCAGCGGCACCGTCCTAGACGACGGGCTCCGAATCGTCGGCCTCGAGCGCGGCGACATCCGCATCACCAACTGCGTGCGCTGTCGGCCCCCGGAGAACCGCGATCCGACGAAAGACGAACTCGCGAACTGCCGGGGCTACCTCGAGCAGGAAATCTCCGCGCTCGATCCGGAAGTGATCGTCACGCTGGGGAAAGTGCCCAGCGAGCACCTCCTCGAGCGGTCAGTCGCGGTGACTAAGGAGGCGGGTGACTTCGAGGAGATTCGGATCGACGGCGCGCCACAGCGACTCCTGATCTGCGTGCATCCGGCGGCGACGCTGTACGACCGCAGCCAGAAGGAAACCTTCGAAAACGCCTTGCAGCGGGCGGCCGATCTCGCGGGCGTCGCGGACAGCGAGGGCGGACAGTCGCGACTCGACGGGTTTTGA
- a CDS encoding DUF367 family protein, protein MECHVYYEGDDDPEKCTARRLEKFDKATLYRSMGQVPYGVVLNPHAEQALSPADLEEGLGTLVALDCSWESAEEASFQMRGVHRALPFLVAANPINYGRPFRLTTVEALAGACCIFDEQERAEELLEPFRWGETFLTLNEEPLRRYSECADSSEVVAVQEDYLADKEDE, encoded by the coding sequence GTGGAGTGTCACGTCTACTACGAGGGCGACGACGACCCCGAGAAGTGCACCGCGCGTCGCCTCGAGAAGTTCGACAAGGCGACCCTGTACCGGTCGATGGGGCAGGTGCCCTACGGGGTCGTGCTCAACCCCCACGCCGAGCAAGCGCTCTCGCCGGCCGATCTCGAGGAGGGACTGGGGACACTGGTCGCGCTCGACTGCTCTTGGGAGTCCGCCGAGGAAGCGTCGTTTCAGATGCGCGGGGTCCATCGGGCGCTCCCGTTTCTCGTCGCTGCGAACCCGATCAACTATGGTCGCCCGTTCCGGCTGACCACCGTCGAGGCGCTCGCGGGTGCATGTTGCATTTTCGATGAGCAGGAGCGAGCCGAGGAACTGCTCGAGCCGTTCCGCTGGGGCGAGACCTTCCTGACGCTCAACGAGGAACCGCTCCGGCGGTACAGCGAGTGTGCGGACTCGAGCGAGGTCGTCGCGGTCCAGGAGGACTATCTGGCCGACAAGGAAGACGAGTAA
- the hisH gene encoding imidazole glycerol phosphate synthase subunit HisH, translated as MSTVSSPQEQSLASVVIVDYGLGNLRSVTRGLERAGADVEITEDPAAFAAADGVVLPGVGAFREGVENADPLREDLLEVAESGTPLFGICLGMQMLLTTSEEGDNEGESAVQGLDLIPGTNVRFAEGQKVPHMGWNELHIQRDHPLVEGVDGDYAYFVHSYYAAPDDEHATVATTDYEREFPSIVANDEGNVFGTQFHPEKSGETGLQILRNFVEICAEE; from the coding sequence ATGAGCACGGTTTCGTCTCCACAGGAGCAGTCCCTCGCCTCCGTCGTCATCGTGGACTACGGGCTGGGGAACCTCCGCAGTGTTACTCGGGGTCTCGAGCGCGCGGGTGCCGACGTCGAGATCACCGAAGATCCCGCGGCCTTCGCTGCGGCCGACGGCGTCGTCCTTCCCGGTGTCGGCGCGTTCCGCGAGGGCGTCGAGAACGCGGACCCGCTCCGCGAGGACCTCCTCGAGGTTGCCGAGAGTGGCACCCCCCTCTTCGGGATCTGTCTCGGCATGCAGATGCTGCTCACGACCAGTGAGGAGGGCGACAACGAGGGCGAGTCGGCCGTCCAAGGACTGGATCTGATCCCCGGAACGAACGTTCGGTTCGCCGAGGGCCAGAAGGTTCCGCACATGGGCTGGAACGAGCTCCACATCCAGCGTGACCACCCGCTCGTGGAGGGTGTGGATGGCGACTACGCCTACTTCGTCCACTCCTACTACGCGGCTCCGGACGACGAGCACGCGACGGTCGCGACGACGGACTACGAGCGCGAGTTCCCCTCGATCGTGGCCAACGACGAAGGAAATGTCTTCGGCACACAGTTCCACCCCGAGAAGAGCGGTGAGACGGGGCTACAGATCCTGCGGAACTTCGTCGAGATCTGCGCCGAAGAGTAG
- a CDS encoding MBL fold metallo-hydrolase, whose amino-acid sequence MEVHHVTEDAETFTCNAYLAVGDRTTLVDAGAMDGVVEEIREHTDDLEAIVMTHQHGDHVAQLEAVCDAFDPEVYAYADHPTRTQAIEDGDTVRIGDEEFDVVYTPGHADDHVSFVSESSLFSGDVVVHDDGAFDYGSFGRTDMAGQSRERLIESIEDLLERMPESIEHMYAGHGGVFHGDVRDVVTTALERAEKREPKYPDE is encoded by the coding sequence ATGGAAGTCCACCACGTCACCGAGGACGCAGAGACGTTCACCTGCAACGCCTACCTCGCCGTCGGCGACCGGACGACGCTGGTCGACGCCGGTGCGATGGACGGCGTCGTCGAGGAAATCCGCGAACACACTGACGACCTCGAGGCCATCGTCATGACCCACCAGCATGGCGATCACGTCGCCCAGCTCGAGGCCGTCTGCGACGCCTTCGATCCCGAGGTGTATGCCTACGCCGATCACCCGACGCGGACCCAGGCAATCGAGGACGGCGACACAGTTCGGATCGGTGACGAGGAGTTCGACGTCGTCTACACGCCAGGTCACGCCGATGACCACGTTTCGTTCGTCTCGGAGTCATCGCTGTTCTCCGGCGACGTCGTCGTCCACGATGACGGGGCCTTCGACTACGGCAGCTTCGGCCGCACCGACATGGCCGGCCAGTCTCGCGAGCGACTCATCGAGAGCATCGAGGACCTGCTCGAGCGCATGCCCGAGAGCATCGAGCACATGTACGCGGGTCACGGCGGCGTCTTCCACGGCGACGTCCGCGACGTGGTGACGACGGCGCTCGAGCGGGCCGAGAAACGGGAGCCAAAGTACCCCGACGAGTAG
- a CDS encoding nuclear transport factor 2 family protein produces the protein MDAAALVRRYYDAIDDHDYDALETVLSPEFVQNRPDRTFEDRNAFVGFMRDERPNLDTSHELESVIAEGGHVAVRGRVIEEATVLFEFADFFEIEDGQVVRLETYSR, from the coding sequence ATGGATGCGGCCGCTCTCGTCCGGCGATACTACGACGCGATCGACGACCACGACTACGACGCACTCGAGACGGTCCTCTCTCCTGAGTTCGTCCAGAACCGCCCGGATCGAACGTTCGAAGACCGGAACGCGTTCGTCGGGTTCATGCGCGACGAGCGGCCGAACCTGGACACCAGCCACGAACTCGAGTCAGTGATCGCCGAGGGCGGTCACGTCGCCGTCCGTGGCCGCGTGATCGAGGAGGCCACCGTTCTCTTCGAATTCGCGGACTTCTTCGAGATCGAGGACGGGCAAGTCGTCCGCCTCGAGACGTATTCGCGGTAA
- a CDS encoding tRNA (guanine(26)-N(2))-dimethyltransferase, which translates to MRVTEGGVELEVPGEQTEGIEEAVFYNPRQELNRDLTIATLRAYREREDRATSYLDAMTASGVRGVRAAADGWDVTCCDVDEEAVDLARANLDRNDCDGSRVEHRNVSALMHDEPFDVIDLDPYGTPMPFADAAFANCRDLVCVTATDTAPLCGAHFNSGVRSYSAIPQNTDYHAEMGVRILISALARSAARFDVGIEPILTHATSHYVRTYLELEHKPTASDAAIDELGHLYHCEDCLYREADLGLIADPLERCPHCDGNRMLTAGPVWLGAVQDPAFIGAVRDEIPYTFNTAPEARELCDTLAAELDEPIHYDQHKLCRNWGLPANAMDEFLADLREAGYAASRAHYGGTTFKTDASVDEIRAATAGNLD; encoded by the coding sequence ATGCGCGTCACCGAGGGCGGGGTCGAACTCGAGGTCCCCGGCGAACAGACGGAGGGCATCGAGGAGGCGGTCTTCTACAATCCGCGACAGGAACTGAACCGGGATCTGACGATCGCGACGCTGCGGGCGTATCGCGAGCGCGAGGACCGTGCCACCTCGTATCTGGACGCGATGACTGCGAGCGGCGTCCGCGGCGTTCGGGCCGCCGCTGACGGCTGGGACGTGACCTGCTGTGACGTCGACGAGGAGGCGGTCGACCTCGCGCGGGCGAACCTCGATCGAAACGACTGCGACGGTTCGCGGGTCGAGCACCGCAACGTCAGCGCTCTCATGCACGACGAGCCGTTCGACGTGATCGATCTCGACCCCTATGGGACGCCGATGCCCTTCGCGGACGCCGCGTTCGCGAACTGCCGCGACCTCGTCTGTGTCACCGCGACGGACACCGCGCCGCTGTGCGGTGCCCACTTCAACAGCGGCGTCCGCTCGTACTCCGCGATCCCCCAAAACACGGATTATCATGCCGAGATGGGCGTTCGAATCCTCATCTCCGCGCTCGCACGTAGCGCCGCCCGGTTCGACGTCGGTATCGAGCCGATCCTGACCCACGCGACCAGCCACTACGTCCGGACCTACCTCGAGCTCGAGCACAAGCCCACCGCTTCGGACGCCGCAATAGACGAGTTAGGCCATCTCTATCACTGTGAAGACTGTCTCTACCGAGAAGCTGATCTCGGGCTGATCGCCGACCCGCTCGAGAGGTGTCCACACTGCGATGGCAATCGGATGCTCACCGCCGGCCCCGTCTGGCTCGGGGCCGTCCAGGACCCGGCGTTCATCGGCGCGGTTCGGGACGAAATCCCCTATACGTTCAACACTGCACCGGAGGCCCGCGAACTCTGCGACACGCTTGCAGCGGAACTCGACGAACCGATCCACTACGACCAGCACAAGCTCTGTCGGAACTGGGGACTGCCCGCAAACGCGATGGACGAGTTCCTAGCTGACCTCCGCGAGGCGGGGTATGCGGCCTCGCGAGCTCACTACGGCGGGACGACGTTCAAGACGGACGCGAGCGTCGACGAGATCCGCGCCGCGACTGCGGGGAACCTCGACTGA
- a CDS encoding ATP-binding protein, giving the protein MVNWHRVAFLVRGRSAIATLGALYVVLAFGWAAGQLTAGNPVSNVVLVSSFIGLPGLALLYGGYRLPRTDIRPEFYPTIANWCLGGLGLLLGILVLYQFEPAESVSDPFRAALVLTAFGSAAGFGVGLHDALAKTRALELEVRNRELRRTKEQLDETVARLEAANDEFEASNERLEQFAYAASHDLQEPLRMVTSYLTLVESRYGDDLDADGREFIEYAVDGADRMREMIDGLLAYSRVGTQGDAFEPVDLEAVFTAVRQDLEVQLAESDATVETAALPHVEGDRNQLRQLFQNLLSNAIEYSGDDPPRITVTAERNGTDWTVSVADEGIGIDPTDADRIFEVFQRLHSRDEYAGTGIGLALCKRIVERHGGEIWVESEPGEGSTFSMTLPAVSDRGE; this is encoded by the coding sequence ATGGTCAACTGGCACCGAGTGGCGTTCCTCGTCAGGGGACGGAGTGCAATCGCGACCCTCGGAGCGCTCTACGTCGTGCTCGCGTTCGGCTGGGCGGCCGGCCAACTGACCGCCGGAAACCCTGTTTCGAACGTCGTGCTCGTCTCTAGCTTCATCGGACTGCCCGGCCTGGCGCTGTTATACGGCGGCTATCGACTGCCACGAACTGACATCCGCCCCGAATTCTACCCCACGATCGCAAACTGGTGTCTCGGTGGGCTCGGACTATTGCTCGGCATCCTCGTGCTGTATCAATTCGAGCCTGCCGAGAGTGTGAGCGATCCGTTCCGAGCTGCACTCGTTCTCACGGCGTTCGGGAGCGCCGCCGGCTTCGGTGTTGGCCTCCACGATGCACTGGCCAAGACGCGGGCGCTCGAACTCGAAGTTCGCAACCGGGAACTACGGCGAACGAAGGAGCAACTCGACGAGACGGTTGCTCGACTCGAGGCGGCTAACGATGAGTTCGAGGCGTCGAACGAGCGGTTGGAACAGTTCGCCTACGCCGCCTCACACGACTTACAGGAGCCCCTGCGGATGGTCACGAGCTACCTCACGCTTGTCGAAAGTCGGTACGGTGACGACCTCGACGCGGACGGCCGAGAGTTCATCGAGTACGCCGTCGACGGCGCAGACCGCATGCGCGAGATGATCGACGGCCTGCTCGCGTACTCCCGCGTTGGGACGCAGGGCGATGCGTTCGAACCGGTTGACTTAGAGGCGGTGTTTACGGCCGTCCGGCAAGATCTCGAAGTGCAACTCGCCGAGAGCGATGCTACCGTCGAAACAGCGGCATTACCCCATGTTGAAGGCGATAGAAACCAGTTACGACAGCTGTTCCAGAATCTGTTGAGTAATGCGATCGAGTACAGCGGCGACGACCCGCCCCGGATCACCGTCACTGCCGAGCGAAACGGAACGGACTGGACGGTATCGGTCGCGGACGAGGGAATCGGTATCGATCCGACCGATGCCGATCGTATCTTCGAGGTGTTCCAGCGGCTCCACAGCCGCGATGAGTACGCCGGGACGGGAATCGGACTCGCGCTGTGTAAACGGATCGTCGAGCGCCACGGCGGTGAGATCTGGGTCGAGTCCGAACCCGGCGAGGGATCGACGTTCTCGATGACGTTGCCGGCGGTCTCGGACCGTGGCGAGTGA
- a CDS encoding DUF99 family protein produces MKAGVRALGIAESYRGDRDCNRNRSTLAGAVVRADRICDGLAYGTCRIGGTDGTDAVIEIIDELDRPDARYVLLGAIAPAWYNLFALSRIHEAVDRPVIAVTFEASDGLETGLRDAFSGPELEARLATYRALPDRRELSVDDETVYVRHVGLEPAEADDVVRAFTPEGGRPEPIRVAKMAARAADSYARSFE; encoded by the coding sequence ATGAAAGCCGGGGTGCGGGCGCTGGGCATCGCCGAATCGTACCGCGGCGACCGCGACTGCAATCGGAACCGGAGTACGCTCGCCGGTGCCGTCGTTCGTGCCGATCGCATCTGTGACGGACTCGCATACGGCACCTGTCGCATCGGCGGCACCGACGGAACCGACGCCGTCATCGAGATTATTGACGAACTCGACCGTCCGGACGCCCGGTACGTCCTGCTCGGTGCTATCGCCCCTGCGTGGTACAACCTTTTTGCACTTTCGCGGATTCACGAGGCAGTCGATCGGCCGGTCATCGCCGTCACGTTCGAGGCTAGCGACGGCCTCGAGACCGGCCTCCGAGACGCGTTTTCCGGCCCCGAACTCGAGGCACGGCTCGCGACCTACCGAGCGCTGCCGGACCGACGCGAACTGTCGGTCGACGACGAGACCGTCTACGTGAGGCATGTCGGTCTCGAGCCCGCCGAGGCCGACGATGTCGTCCGGGCGTTCACGCCCGAAGGCGGCCGTCCAGAGCCGATTCGGGTCGCGAAGATGGCGGCTCGAGCGGCAGATTCGTACGCTCGTTCGTTCGAATGA
- a CDS encoding DUF5786 family protein — translation MGFGSYDESEKQEVDADFDDNDAVKSGENSHDGTIEFENGASSDELLDRLKEIKDESD, via the coding sequence ATGGGATTCGGGAGCTACGACGAATCCGAGAAACAGGAAGTCGACGCTGATTTTGACGATAATGATGCGGTCAAGTCGGGAGAGAACAGCCACGATGGAACCATCGAGTTCGAAAATGGGGCGTCGAGCGACGAGTTGCTCGACCGGCTCAAAGAGATCAAAGACGAGAGCGATTGA
- a CDS encoding DUF2250 domain-containing protein translates to MIASRADVERLRTEAEMIFTRIDTVTAALERARDRPGEHWDDRELTLELETPTGDSTEVALDLDQSAAENAQQRYERAGELAAKLDEREAVAGELAAVPPEPLAVLILDHLETVGTDDSRSMAGALDADHETVVDLSAAVERSGLLTELPVGDDRTRSAYRLTDDGDGILSFLEERKGKRRFLRWIEGTERLARRLSRGGPDYPRMTANELGLELTAVRHRYQAMEAVGLVTTYEGSIIKGTERKLKPKDETHRKHTYYVTTDVADRILRTINDE, encoded by the coding sequence ATGATCGCCTCGAGAGCGGACGTTGAGCGGCTACGGACGGAAGCCGAGATGATCTTCACGCGGATCGACACCGTCACTGCGGCCCTCGAGCGAGCACGCGACCGGCCGGGCGAGCACTGGGACGACCGGGAACTAACGCTCGAGCTCGAGACCCCGACCGGCGACTCGACCGAGGTTGCGTTGGATCTCGACCAGAGCGCCGCCGAGAACGCCCAGCAGCGATATGAACGCGCCGGCGAACTCGCGGCGAAACTCGACGAACGAGAGGCCGTCGCGGGCGAACTTGCCGCCGTGCCGCCGGAGCCGCTCGCCGTCTTGATCCTCGACCACCTCGAGACGGTCGGGACGGACGACTCGCGCTCGATGGCGGGGGCGCTGGACGCCGACCACGAGACGGTCGTCGACCTGTCCGCGGCGGTCGAGCGGAGCGGACTGCTCACGGAACTCCCCGTGGGCGACGATCGGACGCGTTCTGCGTATCGGCTCACCGACGACGGCGACGGAATACTGTCGTTTCTCGAGGAACGAAAGGGAAAACGGCGGTTCCTCCGATGGATCGAGGGGACGGAACGCCTCGCTCGCCGCCTCTCGCGGGGCGGCCCGGATTATCCACGGATGACCGCGAACGAACTCGGGCTCGAACTCACGGCCGTTCGGCACCGGTACCAGGCGATGGAGGCCGTCGGACTCGTCACGACCTACGAGGGGTCGATCATCAAGGGGACCGAGCGGAAACTCAAGCCGAAAGACGAGACGCACCGGAAACACACTTACTACGTGACGACCGACGTCGCCGACCGGATTCTGCGGACGATCAACGATGAGTGA
- a CDS encoding orc1/cdc6 family replication initiation protein, which produces MSDSMDYFGSENEIFQNKELLQVSHLPDGDRIIGREDELTNLANAIKPAMRGNTPNNVLVYGKTGTGKSLCSKFITNQAIERGKGNEVSIGVAYVDCLQESTETQAVQSAGHQLNDQSVTDVSIPHSGLSTAEYYRRLWHIVDTRYDVALIILDEVDKIEDDDILMQLSRAVESGKLTESTVGVIGISNKIRYKDSLDERIKSSLCEREYVFSPYDATQIREILRTRADAFHEDVLEDGVVPRVAALAAREHGDARKAIDILRFAGEIAEENDRERVTEACVDQAHEREETSRLAELISKSPSHAKLVLEAMALLTQQKADDNAPVTTNEAYDLYKRLCDRDGSEHLKLRRVRDILSELEFLSIIDQERKWAGKGKGNYMENRLIDDPDVIIAACNESD; this is translated from the coding sequence ATGTCGGATTCGATGGACTACTTCGGAAGCGAGAACGAGATCTTCCAGAACAAGGAGCTACTGCAGGTCTCGCATCTTCCCGACGGTGATCGGATCATCGGCCGCGAGGACGAACTGACGAATCTCGCGAACGCGATCAAACCCGCGATGCGAGGAAATACGCCGAACAACGTCCTCGTCTACGGGAAAACCGGGACCGGAAAGTCGCTGTGCTCGAAGTTCATCACGAATCAGGCCATCGAACGCGGGAAGGGCAACGAGGTCTCGATCGGCGTCGCCTACGTCGATTGCCTCCAGGAGTCGACCGAAACGCAGGCCGTCCAGTCGGCCGGCCACCAGCTCAACGACCAGTCCGTGACGGATGTCTCGATCCCCCATTCTGGACTGAGCACCGCCGAGTACTACCGCCGCCTGTGGCACATCGTTGATACCCGCTACGACGTCGCGTTGATCATCTTGGACGAGGTCGACAAGATCGAGGACGACGACATCCTGATGCAGCTTTCGCGGGCTGTCGAATCCGGCAAACTTACCGAGAGTACTGTCGGCGTCATCGGCATTTCGAACAAGATCCGATACAAGGACTCGCTTGACGAGCGGATCAAATCGAGCCTCTGCGAGCGCGAGTACGTCTTCTCGCCGTACGACGCGACTCAGATTCGGGAGATCCTTCGCACTCGAGCCGATGCGTTCCACGAGGACGTTCTCGAGGACGGCGTCGTCCCCCGCGTCGCCGCGCTGGCTGCCCGGGAACACGGCGACGCGCGGAAGGCGATCGATATTCTCCGCTTCGCGGGCGAGATCGCTGAGGAAAACGATCGAGAGCGGGTCACAGAGGCTTGCGTTGATCAGGCCCACGAGCGCGAGGAGACGAGCCGGCTTGCCGAACTGATCTCCAAGAGCCCCAGTCACGCGAAACTGGTCCTCGAGGCGATGGCGCTGTTGACCCAGCAGAAAGCGGACGACAACGCGCCGGTGACGACCAACGAGGCCTACGACCTCTACAAGCGACTCTGTGATCGGGACGGCTCGGAGCACCTGAAACTACGCCGGGTTCGGGACATCCTCTCGGAACTCGAGTTCCTCTCGATTATCGATCAGGAGCGCAAGTGGGCCGGCAAGGGGAAGGGTAACTACATGGAGAATCGACTGATCGACGATCCCGATGTCATTATCGCCGCCTGTAACGAGTCCGACTAG
- a CDS encoding 50S ribosomal protein L40e → MAKFDAAEKRMLEKMICMRCNARNSKRATRCRKCGYKNLRPKAKEARAA, encoded by the coding sequence ATGGCCAAATTCGACGCCGCAGAGAAACGGATGCTTGAGAAGATGATCTGTATGCGCTGTAACGCTCGCAACTCCAAGCGAGCCACCCGCTGCCGGAAGTGCGGATACAAAAATCTCCGTCCCAAGGCGAAGGAAGCGCGCGCCGCGTAA
- a CDS encoding YihY/virulence factor BrkB family protein — translation MAVTREALRLARTEQLTLLAAGVAFYGFISLVPLMLLALGIAASIGGEALAARLTAAASDVLTPAARELLAETLVDDAGRQGATIVGVLGLLWGSSRVLRGLDRAFSQVYGTAGDKTLLDTVWDAMIVSIGITLGLVVVGLLELVIRFVPGYWLLIVGQLFVVLGLIATFLPLYIVFPDANVDLREAAPGTIVAAIGWYALSRSFSLYTGLITGYAVYGALGAVFLVLVWLYVGSIILVFGAVLNAVLADREVDRQLQSPGHRQIPTEAMTDDATGADEGAAEDRASDRATARSASARTRDRSSDDEVLREEIERLRDRVDAFEDDVEGRTVQKESLEGELKRYVRRRVRRGHAHDWGPYLVLLYGTAMSIAAFYFLEGPWAILSMIVVWTSTLGVYVLMVLFGFGISLLGIPGRIRNLVGERRS, via the coding sequence CTGGCGGTAACGAGAGAGGCGCTTCGGCTCGCACGGACCGAACAGTTGACGCTGCTGGCGGCGGGCGTCGCATTCTACGGGTTCATCTCGCTCGTGCCGCTCATGTTACTCGCGCTGGGCATCGCCGCATCCATCGGCGGCGAAGCGCTCGCAGCACGGCTCACAGCAGCGGCCAGCGACGTCCTCACGCCGGCGGCCCGGGAACTGCTCGCAGAGACACTCGTTGACGACGCCGGTCGGCAGGGGGCGACCATCGTCGGTGTTCTCGGGCTCCTGTGGGGCTCGAGTCGAGTCCTCCGCGGGCTCGATCGGGCCTTCTCGCAGGTGTACGGCACCGCAGGGGACAAAACCCTGCTCGACACCGTCTGGGACGCGATGATCGTGTCCATCGGCATCACGCTGGGGCTCGTGGTGGTCGGTCTCCTCGAGCTCGTGATCCGATTCGTTCCCGGATACTGGCTCTTGATCGTCGGACAGCTGTTCGTCGTCCTCGGCCTGATCGCGACGTTTCTCCCGCTGTACATCGTCTTTCCGGACGCGAACGTCGATCTCCGCGAGGCGGCTCCGGGGACGATCGTCGCCGCTATTGGTTGGTACGCGCTGAGTCGCAGCTTCTCGCTGTATACCGGGTTGATAACCGGATATGCGGTCTACGGCGCGCTCGGAGCCGTCTTTCTCGTCCTCGTCTGGCTGTACGTCGGCTCGATCATCCTCGTCTTCGGTGCCGTCCTCAATGCTGTCCTCGCCGACCGTGAAGTGGATCGGCAGCTACAAAGTCCCGGACACCGACAGATTCCGACAGAAGCGATGACCGACGACGCTACGGGTGCCGACGAGGGAGCCGCGGAGGACCGCGCGAGCGACCGTGCGACCGCGAGGAGCGCCAGCGCCCGAACGCGCGATCGCTCGAGTGACGACGAAGTCCTCCGCGAGGAGATCGAGCGGCTGCGCGACCGCGTGGACGCCTTCGAAGACGACGTCGAGGGCAGGACCGTTCAAAAGGAATCCCTCGAGGGTGAGCTGAAACGATACGTGCGGCGGCGGGTACGGCGCGGCCACGCCCACGACTGGGGTCCGTATCTCGTCTTACTGTACGGGACGGCGATGTCGATCGCCGCGTTCTACTTCCTCGAGGGACCGTGGGCGATCCTCTCGATGATCGTCGTCTGGACCTCGACGCTCGGCGTCTACGTCCTGATGGTCCTGTTTGGCTTCGGGATCTCCCTACTCGGGATTCCCGGCCGCATTCGAAACTTGGTCGGCGAGCGCCGCTCCTAA
- a CDS encoding alpha/beta hydrolase encodes MDWTGESGSDEGVDVAGPATAQSIVFVHGAMFTRKMWLPQTRELSEEYHTIAPDLPGHGTRAGKPFRMEPAIDVLEESFETHADGSAVLVGLSLGGYVATEYAYRHPEQVDALVLSGSSVNPVNTMQLGTRLTGGLARLLTKPDLGKRAGKKLAARWVRNRELPPDIEREIIDSGFYPKQFGDAAPDIAGEDYRAKLSSYPGSTLILNGENDKLMRRGEQAHAKAARDGRVEVLAGVGHICNLHRPATYTDRVRRFVRQTVPTQQ; translated from the coding sequence ATGGACTGGACAGGCGAAAGCGGCAGTGACGAGGGCGTCGACGTTGCCGGCCCAGCAACCGCGCAGTCGATCGTGTTCGTCCACGGCGCAATGTTCACCCGGAAAATGTGGCTGCCCCAAACGCGCGAACTCTCCGAGGAGTATCACACCATCGCCCCCGATTTACCGGGCCACGGCACCCGCGCCGGCAAGCCGTTCCGAATGGAGCCGGCGATCGACGTCCTCGAGGAGAGTTTCGAGACGCATGCTGATGGATCGGCGGTGCTCGTCGGGCTTTCGCTGGGCGGCTACGTGGCGACGGAGTACGCCTACCGCCATCCCGAGCAGGTCGACGCACTGGTGCTGTCGGGGAGCAGCGTGAACCCGGTGAACACGATGCAACTCGGCACGCGGCTGACCGGCGGGCTGGCGCGGCTTCTGACCAAACCGGACCTGGGAAAACGTGCCGGCAAGAAGCTCGCGGCGCGCTGGGTGCGAAATCGGGAGCTCCCGCCGGACATCGAGCGGGAAATCATCGACTCGGGGTTCTATCCGAAGCAGTTCGGCGACGCGGCACCGGACATCGCGGGCGAGGATTACCGGGCGAAGCTCTCGAGCTATCCCGGCTCGACGCTGATCCTCAACGGGGAGAACGACAAGCTCATGCGTCGCGGCGAGCAGGCCCACGCCAAGGCTGCACGGGACGGCCGCGTCGAAGTGCTCGCGGGCGTCGGCCACATCTGTAACCTCCACCGGCCGGCGACGTACACCGACCGGGTCCGCCGGTTCGTCCGGCAGACTGTTCCCACACAGCAGTGA